One Helianthus annuus cultivar XRQ/B chromosome 7, HanXRQr2.0-SUNRISE, whole genome shotgun sequence genomic region harbors:
- the LOC118479302 gene encoding F-box/LRR-repeat protein At4g14096-like, with product MDRISLLPESIVHHILSFLKNTPAELVRMSVLSKSWFNLTASFPILSFYFNYHFRSRESFFKYVEYATSRFCHHNLTAHKFLLCTRIQESAELDIVNRCLELVLQNGVRELVISFTYSSLDVPKYRLPNILLSVSVLESLTIRGCDLPSSLMLDAINFTSLIQLKLFMVPLNDEVITYLVASCPLLQVLDIGICSGFKKVCVYGHQNLQELRITYDTPLERIDIEAPNLSSLRIEDDDDIGAPQMNLASCKNLTTVSYFGYLSPNLSFTDFVSSFPFVENLYLAIHYNCNTLKLSSPSLRTFMLHSMCGFKDIEFSTPNLVFFSYPCGSYSTWRMAMHSTHLKASMQCYPNGYTSGLCFQKLRRLLDKQNGFKVLNLYINAFHSQTFTELEKLKAIELPPYELEHVELKLDTGEESSAHVAFVNAVLWCCRPRSLTLRSSVPFEEQSDVVKFTYKKLLEQEDQGHTKIQIVSPSSSEAQKHLMDLKSLSMASPREGKAISFIKEEGLYNNTQML from the exons ATGGATCGGATTTCACTCCTTCCTGAATCTATTGTTCATCACATTCTCTCCTTTCTTAAGAATACTCCTGCAGAGCTTGTTCGAATGAGTGTATTGTCCAAGTCCTGGTTTAATCTAACCGCCTCTTTCCCCATTTTAAGCTTCTATTTCAATTATCATTTTAGATCTCGAGAAAGTTTTTTCAAGTATGTTGAGTATGCCACCTCTAGATTTTGCCATCATAATCTCACTGCACACAAGTTCTTGCTCTGTACACGAATCCAGGAGTCTGCAGAGTTAGATATTGTTAACAGATGCCTTGAATTAGTTCTTCAGAATGGCGTCAGAGAGTTGGTGATAAGTTTTACCTACTCATCATTAGATGTTCCAAAGTACCGTTTGCCTAACATACTCTTATCTGTTTCCGTATTAGAATCTTTGACCATACGTGGCTGTGACTTGCCTTCTTCATTGATGCTTGATGCTATCAACTTTACGTCTTTGATCCAGTTGAAACTTTTCATGGTCCCCTTAAATGATGAAGTGATCACGTATCTCGTCGCTAGTTGTCCTCTTCTACAAGTACTCGATATTGGCATTTGTAGTGGTTTTAAAAAAGTTTGTGTTTATGGCCATCAAAATCTTCAAGAACTTAGAATTACATATGACACTCCACTTGAGAGAATAGATATCGAAGCTCCAAATCTATCTAGTCTTAGGATAGAAGATGACGATGATATAGGGGCACCACAAATGAACTTGGCTTCATGCAAAAACCTAACAACAGTGTCTTACTTTGGGTATCTTTCACCAAACTTGAGTTTTACTGACTTTGTATCCAGTTTCCCCTTCGTTGAAAATTTGTATTTGGCTATTCATTATAATTGCAACACCCTCAAGTTGTCAAGCCCTTCCTTGAGGACATTCATGTTACATTCAATGTGTGGTTTCAAAGATATTGAGTTCAGTACACCCAATTTAGTTTTCTTTTCTTACCCTTGTGGTTCTTATTCTACCTGGCGTATGGCAATGCATTCAACCCATTTGAAAGCATCTATGCAGTGTTATCCCAATGGTTATACATCCGGACTTTGTTTCCAGAAGTTAAGGAGACTTTTGGACAAGCAAAATGGGTTCAAAGTTTTGAACTTGTATATTAATGCTTTCCATAGTCAG ACCTTCACAGAGTTAGAGAAGCTAAAGGCGATTGAATTGCCACCTTATGAACTGGAGCATGTTGAGCTAAAACTAGACACCGGTGAAGAATCATCAGCTCATGTTGCTTTTGTAAACGCTGTACTTTGGTGTTGCCGTCCTCGTTCTCTAACTTTAAGATCATCCGTTCCTTTTGAAGAACAGAGTGATGTTGTCAAA TTTACATACAAGAAACTgcttgaacaagaagatcaaGGCCATACCAAAATTCAGATCGTGTCGCCTTCCTCTTCCGAAGCCCAAAAGCACTTGATGGACTTGAAGTCGTTGTCAATGGCGTCACCTCGTGAAGGAAAAGCAATTAGCTTCATAAAGGAAGAAG GTTTATACAATAATACACAAATGCTATAA
- the LOC110894577 gene encoding F-box/LRR-repeat protein At3g58980 produces the protein MDRISHLPESIVHHILSFLKKTPAELVRMSVLSKSWFNLTASFPCLDFNIDCFSTRESFFKYVEYTTSRFCHHNLTAHKLLLYTEIQEPAELDVVNRCLELVLKNGVRELVISFTYSSLDFPKYRLPNILLSVSVLESLTILGCDLPSSLMLDAINFKSLIQLELTLVPLNDEVITYLATSCPLLQVLDIGICSGFKKVCVYGHQHLQELRITYDTPLERIDIEAPNLSSLRIEDDDDIGAPQMNLALCKNLTTVSYFGYLSPNLSFTDFVSSFPFVENLYLAIHYNCNTLKLSSPSLRTFMLDSMCDFEDIEFSTPNLVFFSYPCGSYSTWPMAMHSTHLKASMQCYPNRYTSGLWFQKLRRLLDKQNGFKVLNLYIDALHSQTFTKLEKLKAIELPPYELEHVELKLDTSEESSAHVAFVNAVLWCCRPRSLTLRSSVPFEEQSDVVKFTYKKLLEQEDQGHTKIQIVSPSSSEAQKHLMDLKSLSMASPREGKTISFIKEEGTPF, from the exons ATGGATCGGATTTCACACCTTCCTGAATCTATTGTCCATCACATACTCTCCTTTCTTAAGAAAACTCCTGCAGAGCTTGTTCGAATGAGTGTATTGTCCAAGTCCTGGTTTAATCTAACCGCCTCTTTCCCCTGTTTAGATTTCAATATCGATTGTTTTAGCACTCGAGAAAGTTTTTTCAAGTATGTTGAGTATACCACCTCTAGATTTTGCCATCATAATCTCACTGCACACAAGTTATTGCTCTATACAGAAATCCAGGAGCCTGCAGAGTTAGATGTTGTTAACAGATGCCTTGAATTAGTTCTTAAGAATGGCGTCAGAGAGTTGGTGATAAGTTTTACCTACTCATCATTAGATTTTCCAAAGTACCGTTTGCCTAACATACTCTTATCTGTTTCCGTATTAGAATCTTTGACCATACTTGGCTGTGACTTGCCTTCTTCATTGATGCTTGATGCTATCAACTTTAAATCTTTGATCCAGTTGGAACTTACATTGGTCCCCTTAAATGATGAAGTGATCACGTATCTCGCCACTAGTTGTCCTCTTCTACAAGTACTCGATATTGGCATTTGTAGTGGTTTTAAAAAAGTTTGTGTTTATGGCCATCAACATCTTCAAGAACTTAGAATTACATATGACACTCCACTTGAGAGAATAGATATCGAAGCTCCAAATCTATCTAGTCTTAGGATAGAAGATGACGATGATATAGGGGCACCACAAATGAACTTGGCTTTATGCAAAAACCTAACAACAGTGTCTTACTTTGGGTATCTTTCACCAAACTTGAGTTTTACTGACTTTGTATCCAGTTTCCCCTTCGTTGAAAATTTGTATTTGGCTATTCATTATAATTGCAACACCCTCAAGTTGTCAAGCCCTTCCTTAAGGACATTCATGTTAGATTCAATGTGTGATTTCGAAGACATTGAGTTCAGTACACCCAATTTAGTTTTCTTTTCTTACCCTTGTGGTTCTTATTCTACCTGGCCTATGGCAATGCATTCAACCCATTTGAAAGCATCTATGCAATGTTATCCCAATCGTTATACATCCGGACTTTGGTTCCAGAAGTTAAGGCGACTTTTGGACAAGCAAAATGGGTTCAAAGTTTTGAACTTGTATATTGATGCTTTACATAGTCAG ACCTTCACAAAGTTAGAGAAGCTAAAGGCGATTGAATTGCCACCTTATGAACTGGAGCATGTTGAGCTAAAACTAGACACCAGTGAAGAATCATCAGCTCATGTTGCTTTTGTAAATGCTGTACTTTGGTGTTGCCGTCCTCGTTCTCTAACTTTAAGATCATCCGTTCCTTTTGAAGAACAAAGTGATGTTGTCAAG TTTACATACAAGAAACTgcttgaacaagaagatcaaGGCCATACCAAAATTCAGATCGTGTCGCCTTCCTCTTCCGAAGCCCAAAAGCACTTGATGGACTTGAAGTCGTTGTCAATGGCGTCACCTCGTGAAGGAAAAACAATTAGCTTCATAAAGGAAGAAGGTACACCTTTTTAA
- the LOC118480208 gene encoding uncharacterized protein LOC118480208, with protein sequence MKSKKNQDLTLYCEYHKVTSHTTNNCISLRLEIEQAPKEEKLQHLLPAAQKQTKRITPHNEGTSTGKRTMYVASTHKINGGRRRPRKAARRLDNDWRDEQVIFPKVRGGPRDRRTVVITGYLAHYCTERLFVDPGSTSDIIDEQCFNQFDPEDKDRLQPVDYPLAVFAGETVFPLGQITFPVHLTNGRHTRIEEVNFMVLPHASRYDVLLGREL encoded by the coding sequence ATGAAGTCAAAGAAGAATCAAGATCTCACACTTTATTGTGAATATCACAAGGTCACGAGCCACACAACAAACAattgcatcagtctccgactggagattgagcaaGCCCCGAAAGAGGAGAAGCTGCAACATCTGTTGCCAGCTGCGCAAAAACAAACAAAGCGCATCACCCCCCACAACGAGGGCACCTCCACGGGTAAACGGACCATGTACGTGGCCTCAACCCACAAGATAAATGGAGGACGTAGAAGGCCGCGCAAGGCGGCACGAAGACTGGACAATGACTGGAGAGATGAACAAGTtatctttccaaaagtccgaggcggaccgcgcgataggcgcacCGTCGTCATTACAGGCTACCTGGCTCATTACTGTACAGAGCGATTATTcgtcgacccgggcagtacttccgACATTATAGAtgagcagtgcttcaaccagtttGATCCAgaagacaaagatcggttgcagcCGGTAGATTACCCTCTGGCCGTATTTGCGGGAGAAACCGTATTCCCCCTGGGCCAAATTACTTTCCCTGTGCACCTCACCAACGGGAGGCACACAAGAATAGAAGAGGTAAatttcatggttttacctcacgcCTCCAGATACGATGTACTTCTCGGGCGAGAATTGTAA